The Lampris incognitus isolate fLamInc1 chromosome 17, fLamInc1.hap2, whole genome shotgun sequence genome contains a region encoding:
- the LOC130127554 gene encoding receptor activity-modifying protein 1-like isoform X2 has translation MIPSSRSTMVLYLLFPAVILGIVETGNVTDAFSKLEGTQTSNVSTNVNGVIKQGNVTSILHIDELMKHKGDLGFPSNQTFNVTSEDHEKFQDLELILPNKYCDEGLLVQHSNSCCGAEFHMAMMAISPELWCNLDYIIKPYNNMSKCMERLTDLVGCYFPNPNVQDFFVEIHSTYFQNCSEEKLLLSDAPHGVVVVLTLIPVSLIPVLVFLVVWKSKIRE, from the exons ATGATCCCCTCGTCTCGCTCCACCATGGTCTTGTACTTGCTCTTCCCAGCTGTAATATTAG GTATCGTGGAAACAGGCAACGTGACTGATGCTTTCAGCAAACTTGAGGGGACACAAACATCCAATGTTTCCACAAATGTTAATG GTGTTATCAAGCAAGGCAATGTCACATCTATTCTACACATAGATGAGCTGATGAAACACAAGGGGGATCTGGGATTCCCAAGTAACCAGACATTCAATGTGACTTCAGAAGACCATG AAAAGTTTCAGGACCTGGAGCTTATCCTCCCAAACAAGTACTGCGATGAGGGTTTACTGGTGCAGCACAGCAATTCGTGCTGTGGCGCAGAGTTTCACATGGCTATGATGGCTATCAGCCCGGAGCTCTGGTGTAATCTGGACTACATTATCAA ACCCTACAACAACATGTCAAAATGCATGGAGAGACTGACTGACCTGGTAGGGTGCTATTTCCCGAATCCCAACGTTCAGGACTTCTTCGTGGAGATCCACTCCACTTATTTCCAAAACTGCTCTGAAGAAAAGCTGCTCCTGTCAGACGCCCCTCATGGGGTGGTGGTCGTCCTCACCCTCATCCCGGTCAGCCTCATCCCCGTCTTGGTTTTCCTGGTGGTTTGGAAGAGCAAGATCCGAGAGTGA
- the LOC130127554 gene encoding receptor activity-modifying protein 1-like isoform X1 has translation MIPSSRSTMVLYLLFPAVILAGIVETGNVTDAFSKLEGTQTSNVSTNVNGVIKQGNVTSILHIDELMKHKGDLGFPSNQTFNVTSEDHEKFQDLELILPNKYCDEGLLVQHSNSCCGAEFHMAMMAISPELWCNLDYIIKPYNNMSKCMERLTDLVGCYFPNPNVQDFFVEIHSTYFQNCSEEKLLLSDAPHGVVVVLTLIPVSLIPVLVFLVVWKSKIRE, from the exons ATGATCCCCTCGTCTCGCTCCACCATGGTCTTGTACTTGCTCTTCCCAGCTGTAATATTAG CAGGTATCGTGGAAACAGGCAACGTGACTGATGCTTTCAGCAAACTTGAGGGGACACAAACATCCAATGTTTCCACAAATGTTAATG GTGTTATCAAGCAAGGCAATGTCACATCTATTCTACACATAGATGAGCTGATGAAACACAAGGGGGATCTGGGATTCCCAAGTAACCAGACATTCAATGTGACTTCAGAAGACCATG AAAAGTTTCAGGACCTGGAGCTTATCCTCCCAAACAAGTACTGCGATGAGGGTTTACTGGTGCAGCACAGCAATTCGTGCTGTGGCGCAGAGTTTCACATGGCTATGATGGCTATCAGCCCGGAGCTCTGGTGTAATCTGGACTACATTATCAA ACCCTACAACAACATGTCAAAATGCATGGAGAGACTGACTGACCTGGTAGGGTGCTATTTCCCGAATCCCAACGTTCAGGACTTCTTCGTGGAGATCCACTCCACTTATTTCCAAAACTGCTCTGAAGAAAAGCTGCTCCTGTCAGACGCCCCTCATGGGGTGGTGGTCGTCCTCACCCTCATCCCGGTCAGCCTCATCCCCGTCTTGGTTTTCCTGGTGGTTTGGAAGAGCAAGATCCGAGAGTGA
- the ccr10 gene encoding C-C chemokine receptor type 10, translating to MDNTSILGYDFFDVAIYDDFNCPTYNVSDCQDLAEICEAGKHEITIKFFQTCVFCLIFPVGLMGNALVIATFALYRRLRLRSMTDVFLFHLAIADTLLLFTLPFQGIDTYLGWIFDTPLCRATRACYAMNTYSGLLLLALISVDRYIVVVKAQEVMRLRSQILTWGKLLSMSVWLVAFLLSLPEILYSRVLGSGRDAHCIVNKSGEAKKVTNRALIAVFCLSFLVMVICYSLIAHVLCEGHGQGRAKGWQRQRTLKLMVVLVLVFLVFQLPHTVVLSHKIAGQFCGLLWEYVTCTLAYTRCCLNPILYALVGIRFRNDVLRLMHNAGCAYGHHVEQRPESSSCRSPSSLAVNTLSSVTPHPPRYGPSITKGTNATMFQFPEPDPNTVLSKSFLFQRTK from the coding sequence ATGGATAACACCTCCATTTTGGGTTATGACTTCTTTGATGTGGCCATTTATGATGACTTTAACTGCCCCACTTACAATGTGAGTGACTGCCAGGACTTGGCTGAGATCTGCGAAGCCGGCAAGCACGAGATTACCATCAAGTTCTTCCAAACCTGCGTCTTCTGCCTGATCTTCCCCGTGGGTCTGATGGGAAATGCCCTCGTCATCGCCACCTTCGCCCTTTACCGTCGTCTCCGGCTTCGCTCAATGACCGATGTCTTCCTCTTCCACTTGGCGATAGCTGACACCCTCCTCCTCTTCACCCTCCCCTTCCAGGGCATTGACACCTATCTCGGTTGGATCTTCGACACCCCTCTTTGCCGTGCTACGCGTGCATGTTATGCCATGAACACGTACAGCGGATTATTGCTGCTGGCTTTGATCAGTGTTGACCGCTACATTGTGGTGGTAAAGGCTCAAGAGGTTATGAGGCTGCGTAGCCAGATACTGACATGGGGCAAGCTCTTGTCTATGAGTGTGTGGCTTGTCGCCTTTCTCCTGAGCTTGCCCGAGATCCTGTATTCAAGGGTGTTGGGATCGGGAAGGGATGCGCACTGTATTGTAAACAAGAGCGGGGAGGCCAAAAAGGTCACCAACAGAGCCCTGATTGCTGTTTTCTGCCTGTCTTTCCTGGTTATGGTGATATGCTACTCCTTAATTGCGCACGTGCTGTGTGAGGGGCATGGACAAGGCCGGGCCAAGGGGTGGCAGCGCCAACGCACCCTAAAGTTGATGGTTGTGCTGGTGTTGGTTTTCCTGGTCTTCCAGCTGCCCCACACCGTGGTGCTGTCACACAAAATAGCGGGCCAATTTTGTGGCCTGCTGTGGGAGTATGTGACCTGCACTTTGGCGTACACCCGCTGCTGCCTCAACCCCATCCTCTACGCCCTGGTCGGCATACGCTTTCGAAATGACGTGCTGAGGCTCATGCACAATGCAGGCTGTGCGTATGGACACCATGTAGAGCAAAGACCAGAGAGCTCCAGCTGCAGGTCCCCCTCCTCCCTGGCCGTCAACACTCTCTCCTCAGtcactcctcatcctcctcgctATGGTCCTTCTATCACCAAGGGGACAAATGCCACCATGTTTCAGTTTCCAGAACCAGATCCAAACACTGTCTTGTCTAAGTCATTTCTGTTCCAAAGAACCAAGTAG